In Brassica napus cultivar Da-Ae chromosome C2, Da-Ae, whole genome shotgun sequence, the sequence atttgaatgtgagacttttaataattttagtaatttatagtcattttttaaaattcaaaatataaaatatacagaaaaatctaaatttttataatatggttattttgtttttttaaagttattttaatagttttaaattaaacaaatttgatagaagatacattttttttatcagatcttttttattcaaaatcattaattgtcatatatactttacccacattaggtaattccgtaatctttatttaaggaaataataattgacgttaataatgaatttatggttagtttaataaaaaagtttattatataatttgatggaccaacctatttctctagtaattctaagaatcatcctagtgatgacatgtggctacaaaaaaaagttgtaatgtttcacaaataatatataggggataagtTTTCTTTGGTTTACCGTATCACAGCATACAATTCATACATGTATATAAGATTACTCTTTTGTTTCCTCATATTTCAGAACACTAACTGCACCTGCATTAAGCTTGAATCATATGAATATTAGATTAGATTCACCTTTTACATTACataagtttttatttgtttatcatATCACATCATACaattcatatatgtatataagaTTACTCTTTTGTTTCCACCAAATTTATGTGTATTGCAAACAAAAAATCCACCAAgaacaacatattttttttgttacttttccttaatctattttattaaataataaactaataaaatcatCAAACAAATTTCCTTATATTCCAACCTCGATGTTTACCACCTGCCCAACTACATTCAGATTACATATCTATTATTCAAATTATATGAATAATAGATTTGATCAAATCTACACTAATGCATCTTCCATAATAATATCTTCaaacaacttaatatttttttattaattttcctTAATCTGATttctaaatgaaatattttaatgcTGAAAAACAACTTTCCTTATATTTCGAGCTCGCTATTAATCACCATCACAACTACATTCTGATTTCATATCTTAACTAAGTATAACTGATTCAACAAACTACTGAAATCAGAATATGCCTAAAGATCTTCATTATACCTATACATTACTATCTAATCACTATAAATATGCTTCCATACCCTACTCTTTCTTCACTTCACAATCATAAAGTAAAAGACTCATGGCTATGGTTACTCCGAACGCAGTCCGACATTGAACGATGTCAAGTCATTCAAAGATACTTGGAAAGTTGAAATCAGAGTTCTTCACTCATGGACTCCACACTCATCTTATTCTGGTGGAGACTCTTTTGATTTCATTCTTCCGGATAAGACAGTAAGTGTATTAATGTTTACACGGTTTTGTTATTCTAAAAGTTCTATTGTAAAATGTCTAAACcgattttgattatttttttaatgtaaagtGTTAAGATACATTATACCTACAAGAGGAACTTCTTTCCTCGTGTGAAGAATCTCCAGGTTGGCCAATGGAGGTTTATTGAGAATTTCTCAGTAACTCCAGCTAACGGAAAGTACCGACCAACGAGCCATAAATACAAGAAGTCTATCACAGGAAATTCCAATGTCACCAACTCCGAACTGAAAATCGATGATGATTTCTTGACGTTGACTCCTATACAAGCAATCATGAATGGAAGCCttgattcaaaaaaattagttgGTAAATACACGTTAGTATTTTCCTAATATTTTTATCAGCTTTGAtttacattaattattattttgttttaaggtTTTAGATGTTATTGGCCGTGCCATTGATATTGGCGATCTTCAAGTTGTCCAAGTAAGtgggaaagaaaaaaagaagccGGAACTTACATTGACCGATACAAAGtaagttgaaattttttttttttaagaattattGATATCTTCTTAAACGtgtattatatgattttatcttGCTTCATCTATTATCAGTGATCAACACAGTGGATGTTGTCTTTGGAGTCATTTTTCTGAGGACGTGTGTGATGTATATCGACATGAGGATCCTGAAAACTTGCTtgatctatattttaaatttaacgaaaataaattaaaataagatcaaagtcaaattaaaatattaaaaattaaacaagatTCACTACAGACGAACATGTACAACACAAATTATAACaccaataaattttatatatatttaataaaatattatatagagtcaatataaatattatatacaacaaaataaaattaaaatttgactaacaaaaaatcaaaataacaaaacctcaactaaacccaaattcataaataatcaaaatattactatatttcttgaaccgaaaaccaaaatcCACAATCAAAccggaaccaaaccaaaaataaaaaaaataatctggagtcgaatcaatatttataaaatattaccaaatcataaaattgtaattttaaaacataaagtaTAAATATTTCTGCGCATGGCGCAGATCCGTATCTAGTTTTAGTTTATAGTTAAGTTGTAAACGAATAGATCTTTTAAGTAGTATAggaatttaaatatctaatctaaAGTTCCTATATATAATGATTAGTTTCATTTacttatttgtttattttcggTTATTTTGCGAATTTTCAAGTAAATTTGAcagatttcaaattaaaaaataagagtattattgaaatgtttcgatatttatagatataaaatatttggagCCAAATTAGAATCATAATTTTGACAGCACATTGTTCTTTCTTTCTCCACCGCTGAATAGAGAGGTCTCAAACAACTTTGTTTTGATACAATTCCGTAGTTCAGTTTAATACATGAGAATGCTGAAGTAACTAAacaacatataagaaaacattCTCCAACAACACTGATTATTATTCTATTCATTACAAGAACACATGCATGTCAAATCCCATTTGATGTGTCatcttattacatttttttgtcaaagtaaTGTCATTTTATACAAATAGAGAGCTGCCATTTCCGTTAATAGTTAATTTCTCTGATGAGATTTTATCACCGTACGCCACTAATGCAATAAGATCAGCGTCCGTAATCCTCTGAAAGAAATTAACATACTTAAATCAACTACGTGTGAATAGACTAATTAAATCGTATTTATCTctattaataatcataaatgtGTGCATGAGAAGATATGACATAAGAATGTAGAAACCTTTTTCTGCTTGGTTAACTCCCTGAATCGTGAGAAAATATCGTTGAACTTCTCATCACTGATTTCATATCCTATCTGAGAAAAGACAAAAGAACACATAAGTGTAAACATAGTAACGATTCTGTTCATTAACATAAATACAAACATAATAAAGatcaaattcatatatatatgaatgtgATCATTATATATAACCAACAATTaagaacaaaaactaaaaaatcacaAGGGATACCTTTCTTAGCCGATCTTTCACAGCATGACGTCCACTGcatgcatatttccattgttatATAAATTCAACAAAAAACATGTAATCTTGCTTATGCAAAACTAAGAAATAACATGTTACCTAAGCTTTCCAAGAACAATGCATGAATCTTgagatttttcggccccaatgTCTTCTGGTGAGAATATTTCATATGTACTCCGATATTTCAAAATTCCGTCCTGCAAAATGTTTTAACAATATTCTTGGTATCAATCtcaaatgtatattttattagtcATTTTGTTAAAGATACGAAACCTGGTGAATGCCGCTCTCATGAACAAAACAGTTGGTACCTACTATGGGTTTATGTGGTTGAACATACAAGCCAGTATACTCTTGAACCTGCTCAATAccactttatattttttactgaACTATTATAATTAAAGGTCTAAAGAAATTAGTATTTACTTGTATACatattgtgtatatataaaaagttaccATCTTGCTAGTAGCCATGATATGGCGTGTGTCTATTCTTGTGTAAACACCATCCATCACATATGCTCCACGACATTTCAAAGCCAGTACAACCTACAtaccaaataaatattcatgGTGATGATGATTATTATGGTAGTGAGTATGGTACCTCTTCAAGCGAAGCATTCCCACTTCTTTCGCCTATTCCGTTGATCGTTACTTCGACTTGTCTTGCTCCCGCACACACACCCTAATATAAGCTTATATGTTTGTCATcttgagaatatatattttgtccAGCGAATGTCTAAATTAAACTAACACAAATTAAAGAGTTAATTAAGTACGGCGATTTTCTTAATTAGACTAACACAAAAGAGTCAATTACGGAGATTGTGTTGGCGGTAGCAAGACCAAGGTCGTTGTGACAATGAAGGCTGAAGACAACATCATCAATTCCAGGAGTGTTTGTTTTGAGATAGGTCACCATTTCTCCAAATTCTTGAGGGATGTTGTTCCCTACCGTGTCCGCGAGGGTCACCGTCGTTACGCCCTCATTTATTGCGTCTCCCATAATCTTGCATAGAAAATCCTTGTCCGATCTGAATctcacacacacatacacacatacacacattaGTACTTGAGATACGAAAACGAACATGGCCTAAATATAAATGCAAATGTAAGCATATAAGATTACtagtattttgaaatttatatttgacATGATTAGTATACATGCAAACACCATAAGTCAACAGCTAAAAACTTTGCTAGATTATGTATGACCTAGATTGTTCCTGACGTTCAGATTAACTATGCGTTCAGATTAACTATGCGCCTAAATATAAATGCAAACGTAAGCATATAAGATTACTagtattttgaatttatatttgaCATGATTAGTATACATGCAAACACCATAAGTCAACAGCTAAAAACTTTGCTAGATTATGTATGACCTAGATTGTTCCTGACGTTCAGATTAACTATGCGTTTGTTTTTGCAtgtaaaattttggttttaaaaagtgactatttcatttttaaattatataaatcttCTTATAAGATATAAATGcaaaaacattaaagattagTAGCAAGATTTTGAATGtcaaaaaagaaatatcagCAAAGATTTTGTACCGTGAAACCAAACGaaccaaacaaataatattgAAACTAGGTAAGTGTCCGCACCTTGTCGGGACTAATATGTATGTATCtaacaatatttaaatttgacatagatcttttgtatttaaaattttcatcacgtgtgataatcaatttaaagtatttttaataTGGTATTCTTAAGTTTCAAGGTTTAACGACCGGGTGATTGTGGTCAAGTGGTAAGGAGACGGGACTGAGACGCCAACACGTTTCAGGTTCGATCCACCTGCTGCGCGAAACTAAGTCACAATTATCCTGGTCATCTAACACGGATATGGGCCTATGCTTTAGGGCCCATTTGAATACCCAGAGAGATGGTTTATCCGTGGGATGTACCTCCCCTTGGAGATTAGTCTGAGCCTCTCCATGGACCTGGAATACCCcaggttaatcaaaaaaaaaaaaaaaagtttcaagctTTGAAATTTGGCCGTCTTGATCTATATCTCATATTATATCCCTATTAGCAATTGTTAGAAAACGTTCATCTTTTTAACTAACTACGTAAGTAATAATTACATACGCctattaaaatttacaattttcttctttttttttgtagttttaagaggtgttgtttttttctcttgaaCCCATaactttgttatatttttttgagaagTTTGGTAAGTTTTTTTGTGTATTACGCATCAGCGtaagatgaaaaatatatataatagagtCGGCAAACTATCATAATGCAATATTAAGATGAATACAAATATACAGCATAGTTATATGTATTAGAgtacatattattataatatgacatatattacaataaatatcatttacAGATTATCTTTACTACTATTAAACTATAAACTACAATAAAAATAGACTATTTCGCATAtccaataataaatataattttaaaacaaaataataataattggtCTTCTTAACATTTAGAACAAAACAGGAATTGGTCTAAAACGCAGCCGTTTgtctaattattttaaatacactaattaaaataatttacagaTTAATTGATGTATATTTggtgtttttcaaaattaatttgcaacttttaccaaaaataataatatgtataaCATTTTCTTTATGGCCGAGACTTATAATCCGGGATCCGGATTCGCTCCAAAAATAGGATATCCGAAGTGTCCGGATCTGGATAGTAAAATCTTAGATCCCTCAAAGCCGGATCCGAATATCTTGATTTTTAAGTTCGGATATTTTGATCCAAatccatatttttaaaacatatcatATTACATgtgatatataatatttatacgtaaaattaatcttataatattatatttgaacttttataatattatatacataaattaaatatttatacaatatatatatatatatgttatttttagaacataattgtttttaaaaatttattaataattacatgtgatatataatatttatgcaTAAAAATTagtcttataatattatattttgacttttaaaatattacatacataaattatatatatatatatatatatatttattattttgaattttagtatttttttatttaattattttacggATCCAGATCTGGATAGTCACGGATAGAAAGATCTACACAGATATCCAGAATCTTGATATTCAGAAGCCACGGATCCTGATCCGGATACTAAATCAATGGATAAATATGTTTTCATgggaaaggaaaaaaatatttttaaatgaaaagaaaagaaaataagatcaaatatttatatagatgATCTATCATAATTATTATGGAAAAATTGGTTTGAGCCTTTTAGAATACTCCAggttaatccaaaaaaaaaaagtgatccTAACTCTTCAATGTTAGAATAAttatagttataattttaattactaAGTTTGAAAttactatattatttaaattataaaattaatcacGCAGCcaaaaactaacaaaaacatgaaaaaaaaatcaaataaaatcatggaaataTGACAATATATGGTCAAAGTCAGAAAAttataattctaattctaattaaaattttgaaatagttatattatttaaaataataaattaatggctcaatccaaaaaaataataaaacatgaaagttaaacaaaaatacataaaatcatAGAGAACATATatcatgacaaaaaaaatcactccttacaaagttaaaaatacctatattatttaaattattaaattaatgattcagccaaaaactaataaaaagatgacaaacaaacaaaactaactaaaattatggaaaacaaATCTTCGTCAAAGATAGaataattctaattctaattacaaaatttgaaatagttatattattttaattaataaattaatgactcatgcgaaaaactaataaaaacatgacaaataatcaaatatatatataaaatcatagaaaaCATAACAAATCGGCAAAATCACTtgtcaaataatagtataggtagatatattataaatgtttttagatATTGACCTGCCGCCATCTTCGCAACCAAATTGGATGTCACTAAAGCCTATTCTTTTAGCGAATCTAATACTACTTTTCGCCATCTCGATCACTTCTTCTTTAGTCTTCTTCAACTTATATTTCATGTGAATGTCACTTGTGCATATGAATAGGAATATCCTCGGCCTCTTCGCGTACTTTAACGCCTCCCAAGCGGCCTCGATGTCCTCATGTTTGCATCTTGCGATGACGCATATTACCGGGACGTAACCTGTTTCCGCGTCCACCTAAGCAAAATAACATTATAGTTTGTTTACTCTGTATGTAGGCATTATTTATTTCAATCTTTGGAAAAAATACTTCACTTATATTTATGGGAAGTCACAAATCAAGGATAAATATTGTATACAGGGCGACTCAACGTAGCAGTAAGCCATGTTCCgccataaattaaaaatgacCCCCTTAAACTATATGACTCTACTATTTTCCtttaatttattgataaaattaaaaggaAGAGACAcgagaaaaaaaataacaaatccaAATGCATATTAAAGACTAAGTGGATAAAAGTCAAAACGAAATGGTACAAGTCTTTTTAAAATTAGACCCGGCCCTggataaaaacttaataaacaTGAGTCTTCAAAATAATTCGTTTGCGGCATTGTTTTGTAAGTAATTCATTTCTTTAGTTTGTTCTCATTTGCATGAGTCAGTCTACTTTTCAAAGAGTTGAAGAGTTCGAACTCTTTGATTTATTCTATAAAAAGTTCAAGAATACATTAACTAGTAGGTTTATACtttctttagttttttaatCCATATAATTTTAAGACCGGCTCTACAAGTGGATGTGGGTTAATCACCTGCTCAGTAGTTCTGCATCTATGAGTATTTTAATTTCAGAAATAGCAAATAAAACTTAGAACCCTACAGATTTGCGTAGACAGGAGGGAAACCTTCGGTACCGTCCCTACCAAAGTATATACATAGTTTGAATCTATGTTGCATCAAATAAGAACCGGGTAGGTGAAAGCGGAATCAAAACAAAATGTGAAATTGacttttaaacaaaattagaaAATGGATATGTGttccaaacatatatatatatatgtattttaggTATAATATTATTGAACTAAACAAATTAATCACTTTCATTGTCAGGCATATAATTCCTACAGTACATCTAAATATATCTCAaagtttttttgtaaatgaaaagataaaaaatagttttattagtttaaatatctcacaaataattttatttcatctGTTTAGCATactattatttagaaaaaatatttattttaggtataaaaactaaaacttaaggttaaaaaaatattagctcttaaaattaaaatttctacagcttttatttagtgttttgaaaatatatccGCTGCAAAAAAGATTAAAACGAAAGTCAAAAAATTCACAATCTATTTTCTATAACTAAGAAAATAAAGCTACATAACAACCAATCAACTCCGAAATTCCAAGAATATCTTGAAGTTTCCTATTCTAATTCCAATCCCAAAACAGGAAGCAAACATATGACGAGACATCCATGCTACGTAGGTATGAACacattatctatattattaaaagagaagtacccatttgaaaatgttttttcttcattaattaaactctttttttttgcttgtctttttcagttgcatttatgaaatatcctaaaacgaataaaactgcctaatttattacttgtcctttcagttacattaatgaaatatgcttaaattaatttaaacttcctattttattgtttgtctttttcagttaccttaatgaaatatcctaaaataaatttggacataatgtcatttaatcaaccaaaaaaacttatgagttatccttacgtgcataattttaataattgagatttttaaaaacgcccatcattaaaatgttacctaaaacatacaacactaatatataacatgcatcaataaaactaaaatttgactcacacaattgtacggatattattttcagttgattaaatttaaaaataattatttattcaaaaaatatttaagaatgactatgtttttaaaaattatattgtattatttgctcataactcatttgtcatttgataaattgttagaaagaaaattttaacataatataactCGGCTGTCATTTGCCAAATTTATggcttttatttatatttttattatttaattataatatttttattttatatttgaaagataaatgaattttctttcaaacaatatttttgtaaatgtatttttttaaaaataatcaattaaaattgttattatcattgaatatcattatttttgacataatttgagttttcgtttacatcaaaacttatcatattttaggataattttaatttaaaatgtaattttcatatttttcaaacaaatactaaaaatattttttaaatattttgttataattgttaaaaaaatattgagttgtatttcaaataaaaaggtaaagatattataattaaaatatgtaaaatttaatatagttttaaggaaatggtcaaaataaaaaaaattacacataaaataatcatgatttttgttaactgggcggatcattatttatatgatatcgcacacgaaagaaaaatttttgtttttaaaattatctaattaactctatactcgtatttttatattttttatatgatatcacacattcgtaaaaaaaaaaaagtttaagatgcaaaaaaaatatttacttaatgaatataatatgaacgaatattacaaatacatcatttaataaaataaataattaaaaactgaaaattcatatccgcgctggcgcgcgggtCAAGGTCTAGTTATCATTATAATTTGAAGTTAAGGAAATATAGAGATAATTAATTAACCTCGTTACCAACGGTCTTGGCAATGCTTTTAACGGCATCTAACTCTTCCTCAGACGATGCCGGAAAACCGACATCCATGACGTCTACTCGGAGTTTAGCGAGTTGCCTAGCAATCTCTACCTTCTGAAGGGGAGTAAGAGCTCCACCGGGAGATTGTTCGCCATCACGGAGCGTCGTGTCAAATACTCTCACATAATTCTTGTCGGCGATCTTGTTAGGTATGTACTCTGGCCACCGTTTCATGACGGGTTGGAGGTCAATACTACTAGTTGCGGCCTTTTGGGACGTA encodes:
- the LOC106379118 gene encoding methylthioalkylmalate synthase 1, chloroplastic-like, producing MASSLLTYSIMIPTTGSTVVVRSVLPIESSLPSLRRLTYPHKKPTLFISFCSSTSQKAATSSIDLQPVMKRWPEYIPNKIADKNYVRVFDTTLRDGEQSPGGALTPLQKVEIARQLAKLRVDVMDVGFPASSEEELDAVKSIAKTVGNEVDAETGYVPVICVIARCKHEDIEAAWEALKYAKRPRIFLFICTSDIHMKYKLKKTKEEVIEMAKSSIRFAKRIGFSDIQFGCEDGGRSDKDFLCKIMGDAINEGVTTVTLADTVGNNIPQEFGEMVTYLKTNTPGIDDVVFSLHCHNDLGLATANTISGVCAGARQVEVTINGIGERSGNASLEEVVLALKCRGAYVMDGVYTRIDTRHIMATSKMVQEYTGLYVQPHKPIVGTNCFVHESGIHQDGILKYRSTYEIFSPEDIGAEKSQDSCIVLGKLSGRHAVKDRLRKIGYEISDEKFNDIFSRFRELTKQKKRITDADLIALVAYGDKISSEKLTINGNGSSLFV